From Cupriavidus sp. D39:
CCTGGGTAGCAGGTGGGCCATCGATGACGTCTGGGTAAAGGTATATCCCATCTGTGGCTGGATCCAGGGGGTGGTGCAATTGCTTCTCGCGATGCGGGAGCAGGGCGGCGTCGAAGCGCACAAGGTCGCCAGGATCGTCGTCGCGACCAGCGCCTTTGCCGTACGGTACAACGGCAATACGGAGGTGGCCGACACCATGGATGCGCAGTACAGCATCCCTTACTGTGCATCGGTCGCGCTTACCGGGGATCCGGGAGATCCGCAGGCATTCAGCATGGATGCGATTCGCGACCCGGTCCGATCCGAGCTGGCGAAGCGGGTCGAGTTGTTGGTGGATCCTGTTGCCGATGAAGTCTATCCAAAGCAGTTTGCGTGCCGCGTGGAAGTCCACTTGAAGGATGGAGAAGTGCGGCATGCCGAGACGCGCGACGCGCACGGAACGCCTGGAAATCCGTGCGATATCGGAGAGCAGATCGCCAAGTTCAATCGGTTGGCAAGCTTGTCTGGCCTTCCAATTCCTGCTCAGGAAGTGGTCGCCGCGGTGCAGAGACTGGAATCACTGAAATCGGCGACGACGTTGACGCGACTGCTTCGTCCGTAGCGAAGGACTGTGCGGGGGGCGACGGCAGACGGTCGACTGGCCTCTGCCGCCACGCCGCCATGCTGACGCGCGACCCGCCTCGGAGCGGGTCGGCATTTAACGTTTAGCCGCTCACACGGCCTCAGCCACCTGCGGATGGAAACGCCCTTTCTTCAGGCGGCGGATATTTACCGATTCAAACACGCCCGCAGCGTGAAACGTTTCGCCTTCGATGAAGCGCTGCGCCTCCGTCCGGCTCGGCACGTCGATAATGAAAAAGCTGCCCACGAACACCGAGCCATCGTCACTTTGTTGCGGGCCGGAGAAAAAGATCTTGTCGTTCCAGCCATCCAGATAAGCACGATGTGTGGCCAGGTATTG
This genomic window contains:
- a CDS encoding YciI family protein, encoding MMLITGRLARPELDAGIPPLGDEEMLWMINCTDKPNSAALREQYLATHRAYLDGWNDKIFFSGPQQSDDGSVFVGSFFIIDVPSRTEAQRFIEGETFHAAGVFESVNIRRLKKGRFHPQVAEAV